The genomic region CGTTTTGGGGAAGTCTGTGATAACACCATCAATAACGGGGCCGGTCACAAATGAATTGATCTCCACAGATGGATCTGAGAAGAAGTCCCATGCTTGAGATACAAACTCATTGCTGAAGAGTTCAACATATATAGGTATTTTAAATCCCTGAAGCTTCGTTACGACATCGGTTACTCCAGTGACGAATTCCTGATTTTCTGGAAAGACAGAGGTCTTTTTGATGACCACAGCATTGGCAAACTTCTTGATGTCCTGAACAGTTTTGTCAGGGGCACCACCAATATCCTCTTCAATCTCGTAAACAAGTTTATACTTGGTTTTCTCCTTAAACTTCATCAGAACAGAACTATTAGTGGACTGAATCATGACATCTAGGGCTGTCTGATTACCAAAACCAGCTTTGTTTAACTCAGTAATGACTGCATCTGTTACACTTAACCCCTTCTTCTCTATAAGATACGCCGCATACTGAAAGTAAACATTAGAAAATATCATCATTGGTAATGTAGTATAAGTAAGTTTTCAATCAACCTGTTAATAAACAACAAAAAACAATACATTTGACCACTATGAGATGCAAAACATCAGTATCAGCCATTGGATTAAAACAAATGACTCCTATGTTTGCAACCCAACCCAACTCAACATGATCCCCAAGCCCATTTTTCATGTTGCAAGGAAAAATGTGCATGAAGGAGGAAAAGAGAATAGATTAACATGGTAACGGCAGACAATGTGAAAATTTATCTTGGCTCACAATGTGAAAAAGATAGTCCAAATAGCTTTCTAAAAATGAACGCATCAGTTATAAACCAGACAGTGCAACTTTGAGAAAGAAAGACGGTGAAACTTTGAGAAAGAAATTCTCACCTCTATGCCGATTATGACACCAGATAGGGAACTTGAATTCTTCGCCAAGGTCAAAAATTCAGATAGTTTCAAGTAAGTCCCAGCACTTTTAAACCTTGGATTCCTGTACAACGTGAAATCTTTCTGTGGGCTTGATATAGTTGCTACAGTAAAGATTACAAAAAGAATCAATAAAAGGTTATCAATATATGGAGCAGAAAAGAGTTCTTTTTTTATTCTATTGGAGGTACACTGCTAGATTATTGAATTACTTGACCACATAACTATCATGTGTGTGTAATATTTTATAAATTTTGTATGTTCTTTCTGGCAGAGCCATAAGAAGTCAATCAAGTGTTATGTTTGAAATCAAAGAAGCAGTACATACAGTGAAGATATACATGTGAACTAATTACCTTTACCTGTGTATACTATAGAAAAAAAAAAAAAAAAAACACACAAAAGTTCTAATCAAATCGTCTGTTTCTACTCCAACGAAAAAACCATAAACACAATTTTATCTCCAGATCTCAGCTGTAAAGGTTTATAGGCCTTATGAAGAGACTAGTATATAGAATTATGAGATTCAACTTACGTGTTAGTTTTTTGATCTGATCCCATGTCAGACTAAAGGTATATATTCCACTGCCAACCTTAATTTCCGGAACAACCATTGTGTAGTTGTTAAAAGGCGATTGAGCAACTGTCGTGCTATCAATAAGATTTATAGAGCTCGAGCAAAATGGTATCCCATCCTTGGACATTTGGACGTTACAATCAAGTACATCTACACCATCTGTAATTGCATGCATATACGCCAAGTCAGTACAGCCAGGGTAGTCTCCGCTTGCTCCGTCTTTCGAGATAACCAAAGGTGTAGCTGGAGCATGAGAAAGAGGAGATGAATTCATTAGAAACAATGCAAGAATTTCACTTGTCAGCAAAAGAATACAGACAAGAAACCTCATTCAGCACAAAAATATCCAAGTTTTAAACATAAGCACCAAAACACAATGACATTACCTGGTACTGAAGCATTCTTTTCTGGGTGAGCATAACAATCTGCACTAATCAAGAGAAACTTTCATCAGTAAACAGGAAATTAATACTTATCCAGAGATTAATGCTCAAATTGTAATAAGCAGCAAAATTCTGAAACACAAGTTTGGTCTGCATATGTTTCCTTCTGATGTTTTAAAATGAAACCTAGTAGAAAAATTTGTTCATACTGGAAGCTTTGTTGATTTGTCAAAATATAAGCACACCTATGCTGCATCAAAAATCCTAATTCTTTCAAAGAATAAACACATGAAGTAAGCAAGCAAGCAATACTAAAATTTAGATACACTATGTATCCCCGTACAATTGAAAGAAATAAGTTACCTATGGCTGCTGATGGAGTTAAGGGAAAGTCAGACAGCACACCGTCAACACTGAAATCACCGTTGTCGAAGAATGACAGGTACTCAGAAACTGGATCGTAACTGTAATTGAAGGGGAATGGCACATCATTGTACAATTCTGACGCAAATACTGTCAACCCTGCTTTATGAGCATCCGAGACAATGGAAGTGTGAGGTTTTAAATAATTGTCCACAGTGACAGGCCATATGTAAGTTTTAGGAACTATAATTCCAGAGGCAAATGTCTTGATAAATGTGAGATTCTTCAATAGAGAACCATAAGTCTGGTTTGTTGAAGGCTCAATCTCAGCTTCATCAAGAAACTTAAAGATCAACTTTGTTGTGGTTGGACTAACACGTGCTTTAATACTGTTCAGGAAATCCACCTCTGGTGATGAGATGAAATTGACAACCACTTTTTTGGATACAGAGAGCACATAGTTTCTCATACTCAAGTTGTGTTGCGAGAAGAATATATTGTTCTACAAAAGCATCAGAAAAAATTGGTTGCTTCAGATAACAGTTGACAAAAATAGTTTTACAAATCTAAAACACATATTAAAGGAAAAGATGCACAAGTTTTAAGACAAGAAAACTTATAGTCCACCAGTTACCTCAATATTCAACCATAAGCCTGGTGGTCTGAATTGCATAGCCACATCTTCTACGGTAAGAATTGGGTACATATTGCCATCAAACTTGTTCGATCGAGAATATACTCCCTGAGTAACTGTTTAGGTAACAATAAATCAGTCAGCAACTGTAGACTACGCTACACCTTAAATTGAGCAATTAGAGCAATTAACTAAGAATACACCATAGTACACCTAAAGCATGACCGAAGTACTTCATGTCTAGCAACCAGATAATGTGCCAATTTCATAATCCATGCATGTATGTCAATGTGATTGCAACAATCTAATCAGACTACTGAATTAGAGTCATTTAAAAACTATGCAAACAGAAACTGTAAGAAAATACCTCCATAAAGATCAATTGCATCACATGAAACAAGAGCAAATGTTTTTTTTTTTTTTTCTAAGCAACGAGCAAACTTCATTCTAATGTACTAAAATCTTTTCAAAGACCATGCCAACATTGCAGAGTTTTGAATTGCCAAGAAAAACCAAGATTCAGAGGAACAAGTCAGCTAAGTTTGCTCTTAAAAAAAAAAACAATGACCAGCTTACAGTATCTGCTTGGATACACAATAAGGTTGAGAAAAACAATTAGTGTACTTAAACATAGGCCGTCCCACATGAGGATAAGAAAAAAAAAAGCATGTCACTTTGCAGAAGCCTCTGAATCATTTGAGAAACAAGGGAAAACAAATATGACTGAAAAAAAAGGGGCTTGTAAAAGA from Fragaria vesca subsp. vesca linkage group LG3, FraVesHawaii_1.0, whole genome shotgun sequence harbors:
- the LOC101304846 gene encoding probable glycerophosphoryl diester phosphodiesterase 2-like, giving the protein MWNSRAPLFVLAALLFYSLALVSAQGSSPWKTLTGDPPLVIARGGFSGLFPGFSSAAYNLALITSVPDVVLYCDVQLTKEAAGICFPDLLLNNSSNVDQVFEKKEKTYPVNGFPTKGSFSIDYSLKDLANIFVTQGVYSRSNKFDGNMYPILTVEDVAMQFRPPGLWLNIENNIFFSQHNLSMRNYVLSVSKKVVVNFISSPEVDFLNSIKARVSPTTTKLIFKFLDEAEIEPSTNQTYGSLLKNLTFIKTFASGIIVPKTYIWPVTVDNYLKPHTSIVSDAHKAGLTVFASELYNDVPFPFNYSYDPVSEYLSFFDNGDFSVDGVLSDFPLTPSAAIDCYAHPEKNASVPATPLVISKDGASGDYPGCTDLAYMHAITDGVDVLDCNVQMSKDGIPFCSSSINLIDSTTVAQSPFNNYTMVVPEIKVGSGIYTFSLTWDQIKKLTPTISSPQKDFTLYRNPRFKSAGTYLKLSEFLTLAKNSSSLSGVIIGIEYAAYLIEKKGLSVTDAVITELNKAGFGNQTALDVMIQSTNSSVLMKFKEKTKYKLVYEIEEDIGGAPDKTVQDIKKFANAVVIKKTSVFPENQEFVTGVTDVVTKLQGFKIPIYVELFSNEFVSQAWDFFSDPSVEINSFVTGPVIDGVITDFPKTAARYKRNRCLSYKETPAYMSPVQPGSLIQVISSVYMPPAEAPKPYLTESDVIEPPLPSAETALAPGPAAGSAVSPPPPNGQPKTAACFLLSTLAMLFTCLFLV